DNA from Phoenix dactylifera cultivar Barhee BC4 unplaced genomic scaffold, palm_55x_up_171113_PBpolish2nd_filt_p 000184F, whole genome shotgun sequence:
CGTCTCACTAACTGAGGCATTACAGTGTCCGATTTCTGGTTGGTACTTGGTTGCACTCACATGAAGATAGTAGCATATTGAACTCATGCCCAcatataaaaatcttttaaCCAAACAAAATTTTACTACTACCAGTGTTGCCACTAAAATGCTGGGTCGAGGCTTGGACGGTACTCAGCTCGCCTTGAAGCCGGTGAAAATCGAGCTAAATAAGGTCAGATAAGATCGAgatgaaaaaaaattttatcgcCTTCGATGCTAACATGCGAGAAGTCCACTTATTGAAAAATTTTCGATGGAAGACCCTCCAATGGTTAAGTTAGAATAGTAAAGCAATAGTGTGAAAAGCAAAACTTTATAGAGTGTAGTCTCCAAAAATGAGCTTACCTGAGGACTCCCAGGCCACCCTTTTATATAAAGTAGAATATTGATCTGTTACTTGATTTGGCGTGATGTGCTTTAATTGCAAGATAATGGTCGGTTGCATGTTAACAACATGAAATAATCTTGCGTGAGCAGCGCGTAGCGGTAACTATGCCGATTGTGCATTGATTATAGTGTGGCCATAATTGTCGGTCTTTATTAGCATAAGTAGAATGACACCTCGGTTTTTACCGAAGTTGTCCACCTCGGTTAATATCGAGGTCAAGGAGGTCGGTCTAATCCGAGATCGAGATGTCTAATATTTTTTCTATCACTAGCCTTAAACTTCTGAGGCCGAACTTTATCTTAGTTTGGGTGATGAAAGTCGTATCATTATCTTGATCAAGGACAAAGCATCTAAAAGGGTGTTTTAATGTGTCGATTGATCTTCTCGAAGAGCCATCATATCATGATTGTCCTGAGACGTCATTATTCTAGAGTGTTCCCGAGATGCTATTAACGTGGTGATTTGGTTGAATCACTTATGCCATATCCTGAGCTAACACGAAGTTAAATCAACTCGAGGAGTCGAACTATTACTTTAATCAAAAATCGGACAGCCAAAAGCGGAAACTCGCCGATGATCGTCGGAAGAAATCAGGTGGATGCCGATGCCGGAGGGAAAGAATCTTGAAAGAACCGTTCACACCCCTATATAAGGGTAACCTCCTCCTTCATTTTTGCACTTCTTACATCTTTTGCAAACCTCCCCAACAGCCCGAGCTCTCTCCCGAGTTTTTCTTCAGCAAGGTTCATTCCCTCTGGCATCGGCATCCGCTTGATTTCTTCTGACAATCACCGGCGGGTTTCCGCTTTTGGTTGCTcggattttctctttttttgttcttttcctcttttgtcttttttattttctacatCATGAGCGAGGCTGAGATTGAGATCTCAGCGAGGAGTTGGTCGTTCGACCAATGTCCTCAAGCTCAGCATTCCTCACATCCCAGTGAGGCTGAGACCGAAGTCCACTCTAGCCTGAAATACGAGGTGTTAGTTCTCACCCAAGAGGAGATGGACTTGCTCCGAGCTCAACATTTCATTCTTCCCGAGTTCACTTTTGAGCTCGCCAGTCCCAAGGACTAGGTGACTaatcctcctcctcggctcgaCCTGTATAAGGCAACTCTCAGGGCCGGGCTTAGATTGCCTCTCCACCTTTTCATCGTCTAGTTGATGAGAGTTTATAGCCTCATCCTGACCCAATTGGTTTCAAACTCTTGGTGGGTCATTGTAGGTTTTCTTGCCATCTATTTTTTTCACAACATCCGTGCCTCAGCTTCTCTTTTCCGAGGATGCTTCAATTAAAAAGGCATCCTTGAGAAAGAAATTGGTGGTATTTTTCTCCTTGAAAGGGCCATCAATTGATTCGAGGTACTCTTTTTTTAATTCATGGGTGAAAGGAGAGattcttttttgtttcttctgAGCAACTATGGCGGTTTGAGACCCTATGGAGGATACCTCGAGGTCTTTGAACCGACCTCCACAATTATCTAGGGATAATCAAGGATCCTTAGATACTCTTCTTAAATCGAAGATTCCTTCGCTGCAAGAATTATTGTTAGAGGAGATACTAATCAACGTTGGTTTGAGCCCAGCCGACCTTaaggataaatttttttttagaatttttttatcttttcacTTTGTCTTTAAGTTCTATTGTCTAACGTTCTCCTCGACTTGCAACTGTTGCAGCTATGAAGACCGGCCTACCGTTGATTCGCAAAACTATACACAAGAGAGCGGCTACGATATCTAGGGATGAAACCCTTCAAAAGAAGAAGACAGAGAGAATCTACCTCGGGTCCTTCCGAGGCCATAACCGAGGTCTCTATTCCCGAGGTGTCGAAAAGTATGGTGCTCCACCTCGAGGTCGAGATCGTATCACCCATCGGGGCTTACTCTCCTAAACCCACCCTGTGTATTTGCAGCGAAATAAGGTTTGCAGCCAATGTAGGATTATATATGCCTGTATCTGTATCCCTAGCAGAATGAATGAATCCATCCAGAATTAATTTCTTCAGAAAACAATTGAAATCATTTATTGTTTATTGTCTAAATGCAAAGATAGATATATTTTCACACAAATCACTACAAGGACATAAAGCACAAGCCACCAAGTTTCGATATCATGAAGTGTTTTGCACAAACCCCAGGAATCATCCCACTCCCCAGGCAACCATTCAGCACATAAGAAGTTGGCAGCAATTACAAGATCAGAACCCCAGTTAGCCAAGTGCAGAACTCACAACACCTCAATACCCAGAGAAAACAGGGAAAATCTAAGCACCACAAGGCTATATGCTCAGTTTTTGGACTTCGAGTGCTTCACAAGCCAATCTATTACAGAGTCAATGTTCGTTGAGTTCTTGCATGAGATCATGAAACAGCAAACTTCTCTGTCAGTGATAGACTTCAGGCCCCTGCAATACAAAAAATGATGATTAAGAAACACAGCAGCTTGTATTGATCAATTTGTTTTATATCTTCCTCAAGGACAACCATATTCTTGGGTTAGCAAATTTTAGTTACTTACATCTCCTCAGTCAAACCTTGCTTAGACAGAGCTTCAGGCTTATCAATTTTGTTTCCAAGGACCAGCAATGGAATCCCGCTCAGTGATGGCTTGCTTAGAAGGTCATGAAGTTCACTCTTTGAGATTGGCAAGTTATCGCGATCTGCTGCATCAACAACATACCTGCAAAAATAAGAGGAATTCCACAAATATATTAAAAAGCAGTTCACCTTACATCTGAGGtatgagaagaagaaaataattagGACAGAGCTTCATGGTCATGGTCATAGAAAAACTCGCAAATATACAAATGCATGTATAGACCACATTTACCAAAGTGACAAACAAAATCTCTAATTGCATCAACTATTCCTGTAGACGCACTTATAGAATGATTAGTAAAGTCTACAACCAACATCTTAACAAATGCTGTGTTTCTGAGACACTCCATCAGCCCACTATCTAAAAAGATGTTCAGAGAGAAAGTAATATCTCATAAGGGTGTGCATCCAACAAAAGAAGAGTATTATTGTAAGCACCCTCGGCAAGCTGTTATCATACCAAATTAGCAATGATATTTATGTAAGCTAATTTAGCCCTTCATATAGCAGAACAAAGCATTACATGCAAGTGTGCAACATAAAAAGTTTTACTCCAGTTATCGTACATGGCTCTTATGAACCCCTAGTTGCAATTCATTGCTATCAAGGCTACATCCTCCTCAACACAAGTCTTTTTCAATCTTTTCTCATAAATAAACCCAGGTTATACCAggtttttctttcctctttcctaGCCCTTCAAGACATTCCAAGCCCCTCTTTTTACTAGGGCAGGGGCACAATACATTTTCATTGCACATGCCCATATTAAGAAGCATAATTTAATTTGAAGAAACAAAGAGACATAAGCCATTTACCCTGAAAATATTGTGCTTTTTATGCCACCTTGCCTATCATGAAGGCTATATCAATATATTCAAGTAGATAGTTCATACAGCAAGAGGTAAAACTGAATAATTACCTCCTCAGAAAATGCTTGTGAAGAAAAAAGTATCTAGGCAAATTTTGCTCACATCATTTATACACCGCAAGTTTAGCCCATCACTGAGAATATTTGGATACCACCACTTTAGGACAAAGCTAATGTTTACAACCTGGAGATGCCGAACTATATTCATAAACTCAAGATTATGAATTGGCCGAAGATGTGGACAGTATTCA
Protein-coding regions in this window:
- the LOC103717775 gene encoding ADP-ribosylation factor-like protein 8a, with protein sequence MGLWEAFLNWLRSLFFKQEMELSLIGLQNAGKTSLVNVIATGGYSEDMIPTVGFNMRKVTKGNVTIKLWDLGGQPRFRSMWERYCRAVSAIVYVVDAADRDNLPISKSELHDLLSKPSLSGIPLLVLGNKIDKPEALSKQGLTEEMGLKSITDREVCCFMISCKNSTNIDSVIDWLVKHSKSKN